From the genome of Salarias fasciatus chromosome 22, fSalaFa1.1, whole genome shotgun sequence:
ATTTAAGCAGTTCAGAGGCAGTGACATCCTTTCTGATTCCATGGAAGGTATCAACTTCTGTAGTCTCTGTGATGGTTGTGGTTGTAGTTTTTGTTGTACTGCTGGATGTCTTGGTTGTGGAACTGTTCTCCTTTGTTTCTGGTGGAGGACCTGTGACGATTGTTGATGATGAAGACGTGGTTGTCGTGTTCTGCTGAATGATTGTCAGGATGATTTCCAAAAAGCGTTCAATTGTGATAGCACCACTCTTGAACTGTTTCACAAGCTCTCGTCTCTTCTCCTCAGTGATGTACCTGGAGTATATCAGATCCCAGAGAGAGACAACCAACCCTTTATACTTCCCTCCAGCTTTGGTTGTTGTCGTAGATTTCAGGATGAGTTTAGTTGCCTCgtcaacaaagaaataaaactcacCCTTTTTGACAATAGACAGCAAATTTAAACCTGTAACTGGGTCTATGACACACCTCTCAATCAGCTGAAGATAAGTGAGGTTCTCTTTGGTGTTGGGGTCAAAGAAGCCTTTGGTGTCGTCGTCGGCATCAGATaagatttcattcatttcttcatCAAAGTAACCTCTTTGGTATGCCACCTGAACAGGCACTCTGTGACTGTGCACAGGGTCAATTATGCCTCCTGTTGCAATCTGTGCTTCAAGGAGACGGATTCCATGATCTTTCACAATTAGATCTTTTGTCAAAGCCTGGAACAATGAAATTGTGTCTCCAGTGTAAGGATCTTTGTATCCTGTAACTGCTCTCTCTGCTGAAAGCAATTTCTTTTTCCACTCCTGTCCAACCACTCCTTGAGCTacagcttcctccacagaaaGTTTCTTGTTGTTGACTGGGTCAATGACAAAGCCAGTTGCAGCTTGGGCTTCCAGCAGGATCAGAGAGGTGCCAGGAGTCAGAAGACCTTTGCTTTTGGCTTCGTAGATGCTCATAACCTTTTTTGTGGATTCAACTCTGACACCTGCAATGCAGTTTGTTGCTCCGAGGAACTTTTGAACAGATTCCATTTTGGTAACTTTATCTGGTGTTATTTCTCCTTGTATGATCTGAGAGAAAAGCTCCTTTGAGATAATCTTTGACTCATACAACTCACTGGCCGAGACTTGCTTTCTCAATCCTTTGAACTTCTTTTCTTTGGATGACACTTCTGTAACAATAGCTGTAATTATTTCAATAATCTCCTCTATTGTCAAGGTTTTTGTCCTGTATTGTTGTATGAGTTGCTCCCTTTTTTGTTCTGATATGTATGCAGATAACAACACTTCCCACACTGACACATCTTTGCCCGTAAATGTGCCCACATTTAAGgtgatgattttgtttttcagtgcaAATTCTATTTGCTCATCAGTATGCAGCTCATGTGATGCTTCTGTATTCAGTGGGAGGAGAAGCAGTCCAGTTTTAGGATCTTTCTCACATCGGTTGATCAGCTGAAGGTATGTGacgttttcttttgtgtttgggTCCAAGAATCCCTTTGTGCTGTCAGAGGACTTCAGCAGAATTTCATGAGTTTCTTCATCCAGATATCCCTTTCTAATTGCAACATGAGCAGGTACTCTATGACTTTGATTTGGATCAATGATTCCTCCAGTTGCTATCTGTGCTTCAAGAAGTCGGAGGCCATTGCTTCTTGGAATGAGTTGTTCTTTCATGCTTTCAAATAGAGTTATTCCTATATCTGTGTAAGGATCTTCATAGCCCGTGACGGCTCGTTCTGCCAACAGAAGTTGTTCACGAACATCAGGTCCAATTACTTTCTCTTTGATCGCTTCATCAACAGTGTAGAACTTGTTTTCAAGAGGATCAATGATCCATCCTGTTGCAGCTTGTGCTTCAAGTAGCAAGAGTGCCATGCCAGGTGTCAGTAgatctttattttttgcttCATATATGCGCATGACTGTCTGTGATGGAAGAACTTTGATTCCAGCTATGCTCCCAGTCCCTTTAAGGTATCTTTTCACAGACTCCTCTTGGGCCACTGTTTCAAATGCAACAgtttcttctttcacttttttgaaCGTGTCTTCATTGATAACATCAGAATCCAGGAGTTGTTCTGCAGAGACAAGCTTTCTCAAGCCCATGATTGTCTTAGGAGCTTCACTTTTCGCCAGTTTTTCAATTGTGGAGATGACCAATGTGATTACAGTTTGTGTGGTAATCCGCCTTGTTCTGAATTTTTCAATAATCTCAAGCAGCTGATCTTCAGTGAAGTACCGGGAATGGAGCAGGTCCCACAAGGAAACAGATTTTCCTGAATAACATCCAACAGAGACACTGACAACTGTCTTTTCAAACTCTTGCTGTATCTCTGCCTCAGTGTACATTTTTTCCGCTGCTGTTGTGACTTTGGGCTTATCATTCAGTGGCAGGAGAAGCAGTCctgtttctttatcttttaCACATCTGCTCAACATTTCGGAATACGTGAGATTTTCGTGCGTTTTGGGGTCAAAAAAGCCCTTTGTGTCATCAGTTGGATCTGATAGTATCTGATTAAGTTCTGCATCGAAGTACCCTTTTTTGTAAGCAACCTCAACAGGCAAGTGGATGCACATTATTGGATCAATAATGCCACCCGTAGCAATCTGGGCCTCAAGTAAACGAATGCCATGCTGCCTCACAATGAGATCCTTTTCCAAGGCTTGGAAAAGTGAAATTGTGTGGCCTGTATATGGATCTCTGTAACCTGTGACAGCTCTTTCTGCAGACAAAAGTTTTTCATACATTTGAGGACCAACCATGTTTTCTTTGAGAGCTTGTGCTACTGTGAACTTTTTATTTCTCAGAGGGTCAACGATGAAGCCGGTAGCAGCTTGCGCTTCAAGAAGGCAAAGGGCAGTACCAGGTGTGAGGATGCCACTCCTTTGTGCTTCATAGATGCTTAGCTTCTGATTGGAGGGTTGCAGTATCACCCCAGCCACACAGTTTGTTCCTCGTAGGTAATTTCTCACACTCTCCATGTTCATCACGTTAGTGCTTGTTGTCTTTCCATCAATCAAGTCGTTGTAGGTTTTTTCATCTACAATTCCCAGCTCCGCCAGGGTCAGAACAGAAACCTTCCCTCTCAGACCTTCAAGGTATAATTCCTCTTGCTGCTTTATCTCTTTTGCCTTAATGATCTCTAAAATGGTGACAGTGAGTTGCTCAACTGTGATTTTCCTCAACCTGAAGAGCTTGAATAGTTCCTGCCGCTTGTCTTCAGACAAATATTCCGAATTGATGAGATCCCACAGTGTTGTGTGCTTTCCCTTGAACCTGCCGTATTTGACAgtgactgttgttgttttgagtaTTTCCCAAATGTTATcctttatgtttattttgtgcATCTTTCCTTTAAGAGGCAAAAGGCACAGGCCTGTGATGGAATCTGTGACACATCTTTCCAAGAGTTGCAAGTATGTCAGGTTCTCCTGGGTGTTTGGGTCAAAGAAACCTTTGGTGTCGTCACTTGGATCATCCAGGATCTGATTCATTTCTTCATTAAAGTAGCCCCTCTTATAGGCCACATGAACAGGGATACGATGGCTGTTCACTGGATCGATGATCCCTCCAGTAGCGATTTGTGCCTCCAGCAGTCTGATTCCATGTTCTTTCACAATCAGATCATTTTGCATCGCTTGGAACAAAGAGATTATTTTGCCATCATATGGATTTCGGTATCCAGTGACGGCTTTCTCTGCTGAGCGCAGCTTTTGACAGACATCAGGTCCCACTATATTTGCTTTTACAGCATCATCTACTGAAAACTTTCGGTTTCCAATAGGGTCAATGACAAACCCTGTTGCTGCCTGGGCCTCCAGCAGAATCAGAGCAGTTCCTGGCATCAGCATGCCTTTTTGTCTGGCCTGGTAGATGGTCATGATTTGAGAATTTGGAAGCAGAACACCTGCAATGCTGCCCATGCCCTTCAAGTACATATTTACATGTTCGTCTTCCACCACTTCCTTGACTGACATTTTGCCCTTATTCAGCTCTTCCAGAATCTCCTCACTAATGATTTCTGCCTCCACAAGCTGTTTTGCTGTAACAGTTTCTCGGATGCCTTCAAAAACAACTTTAGTTGTTGTCACTGATGTTTCTATGATTTCCAGAACTGTTTTGATGATTGTCTTAACATCCAGCGTTCCTTCCCTGTATTTTTTGAAGATGTCCTGCCTCTGCTGTTCATCAAAGTATTCTGACATCAGAAGTTCCCACAGGGATACTGTCATCCCCATGTACTTTCCGTGCGTGACTTTCACTTTCTCCTGTTTGAAGAGCATCTTGGTTTGGTAATCGATGAAGTTGAAGTTCCGTGTGTCTGATTTGTCATGGAGAGGGAGGAGACACAGTCCAGTGGCAGGATCAATGACACACCTTTCCATCAACTCAAGATATGTTAGATTAGCCTCTGTATTTGGGTCAAAAAAACCTTTTGTGTCATCCCCTGAATTCTCTAGTATGGCATTCATCTCTTTAGTCAAATAACCTCTCTTGAAGGCTATTTCTGTCGGAAGTCTGTGGCTGTTGATTGGGTCTATGATCCCACCTGTAGCAATTTGTGCCTCAAGAAGACGGATCCCATGTTCCTGAACGATCAGGTCTTTTGACAGCGCTTGAAACAGTGATATCGTTTCACCTGAATAAGGGTCTATGTATCCAGTGACTGCTCGCTCAGCAGAACGCAGTTTTGCAGTGTATTCTGGGCCAACAAGTTTGTTTTTGACAGCTTCATCTACAGTgtactttttgttttccaccGGATCAATCATGAATCCGGTCGCAGCTTGTGCTTCAAGCAGAACAAGTGCTGTTCCGGGCATCAGTATGCCTTTCCTCATGGCTTCATAGATGCTCATTCTTTGATTGGTTGAGAGAAGAGCTATGCCTGCAATGGAGCCCTTTCCTTGCAGGTATTCCTTTACAGTTTCCATCAGCAACACTTCCTGTGTTGTTGTCTTTCCTTTTTGCAGGTCATCGTATATTTCTTTGTCAATGATCTTTGATTCAAGAAGTTCGGTGGAGGATATGCCTCTACGCAGACCTTTGAAGGTGATGCAAACTGGAAGGAGCAGCAAACCTGTGTCAGGCTCCACCATACATTTCTCCAAGAGGGTTTGGTAGCCGACATTCTTTTGTGCAGTTGGATCATAAAACACTTTGAGCTCCTCCATTTGGTTATCAAGCAAACCTTTTTCATAGTACCCCTTCCCAATCCCAGTGTCAACCGAGACGTTTGTCTTCTCAATGGGATCGAACAGGCCTTTTGTTGCGATCTGGGCTTCGAGCATTCTCAGCCCATAAGTTCTTGTGACTAAATCTTTTTGCATCGCTTGGAATACAGATATTGTTTGATTTGTGTAGGGGTCTATGTAACCAGTGATTGCTTTCTCTGCTGTGAGCAATTTCTCTTTCATCTCTGGACCTACAATTCCCGCTTTAACAGCATCTAGCACACTTAGTATTTTGTTGTTGATGGGGTCAATGATGCCTACTGTGGCTGCTTGTGCTTCAAGCAGGGCCAACGCTGTTGCTGGCTTAAGGAAGCGTTTTTTCATGGCCTGATATATGGTTATcttctccttcgtcttctccaGGAATATGCCGGCCACAGGTCCGTGGACGTCTGTGCCATTTTGCATCTCCTTGGTGTCCCCCATGTTGTTGCCAATCCTGAGCCAATGGCCTGCGTCAACACAGAAAAGGGattgttaaaacaaaacaaacaaaacaaaaaaaccttggATATTGTAAAGTAATCAAAAAGTATTTAACCAAAAGAAATATGTGCACAAAAATGAACCTGCTCTGGTAGTGTTCACTGGAGGCTGTTCTCAATAGCACAGAACAAAGTAAGAGCTTATAAGTGTAATCATACCCCTTAGAGCAAAGGGGTAtgagtatgaaagttgtgagagtgaatggttggtggtggtcgggggggccgatggcgcagattggcagactcgcttccgtcagtctgccccagggcagctgtgcctacaatagtagcttaccaccacccagtatggagagaatgaataatgcaatgtaacgCATCTTTGaatgtccagaaaagcgctatataaaactaatgcattattattattattattattattattattattattattatgaaaaagttaTTAATATCTTAACCAAACCCAAataatttgaaattaaaaaagaaaatgaaattgcACTTTTACTCGATGctatttttaataaaacctcctggtgaaaacatgcagtgaaatgtcacaaaaatCCGCTCCTCTGTGTGTGGCATTTATCACTGTTCTTACCTGTGCTTGCATGTTCACTTCCACAATGTGCTGATAATTTAGtacgagttttttttttgtttttgtttgaaaacagCACAACAGTGTATGTTTGTTGCGAAACATTTATATGTATAGTTACTTAGGCTAAAGATTTTGCACATTGTCCACAGTACTTGTAGATCGAGCAAAGTTCTGTCAGAATAATACATTTTACTTAACCTTTAGTGAAGTTACCTTGAAAGAAAATGCTCAGAGTAACCAAAATGAACACAGTGTTATATTTCTAATGTGTTACTTCCATCCCTGAACAGCTGATGAGGATCTTTGTTGCAGATAAAATTCCGGGAGTATAATTTTGAACAACATCCAACATTATAAGAATAACATCTCAAACCTTTAAGTCGAGTGTGAGTCAGTCAGCAGCTTCTGATCGCTGAGGTCTTCGTTCTCCTCAGGATTCGGACCAACGGCAGCCAGACGGCTGTGCCAGAGCCCAGCGGCGTGGAAACTCTGTCCCTGTAGAAATAAAAGAGCCAGgagtttaaaatgtgttgttgttttttggatATCCTTATATTTTCTCTTCATGGCAGCTCGCAAACACGCACACGGACCATTTTCATTTATCAGTGCCGCTTATTTAATTAgataataaatgaatgaatactgTCTGGAAACCTTCCAGGAACTGTAATCAATGCTTGGAGGCCTTTATTCTATGTCGTATGGAGATAACGCGTTACAGTGTGGTCCTAGTCTTTCCACATAAGCAGATATTACAGGTCTATATAGTTTCCACAGACATATGCATCGCTGGGTGTTATTTTCAGTCTTTGTTAAACCATGAATGTGTTAACACACATCTTCTATTTACTTTGGCACGACGAGCCATGATCTGTCGAAACTGGAACAGCCAGATACCCCATGTTGTAACGGCTGAGTTGAAACTCAAACACTCGCACATACAAGCACCTCCAAGTGACACAGTTAAATAGTTATGATCCTTCACAATCCttagaataaaagaaaacaatttaaagCTGCAGCAATTTAAGTGACATGGCAGCGACTCCAGACATCCATCATGTTTCAAGATAATCACACAGACAATTCAAGATTTATTGAACAAACTGACTAAAGCATGTAACAACAATGTGAACTACTGTTTGTGTTGCATGAAACGAAAgcatggaaaacaaaagactttaaaatgtaGGAATTAATTTACCAGTATGTTCTACATGAGTTTACAGATTACTGCAAAGCTGTAGTTCTCCACCACAGAAACTATGAGTTAAAGAGCACGTAAATCCGTCCAGGCCAAGGGTAgaatcataaaaaaagaaaggaaacttTTATGGAAGAAGATTATCCTTAAAGGAGAAGCTACATACGTACATCACACGAGAAATGTGAAGGGAgtagtgtttgtgtggaaaTCAGAGGCTTTTTCCACCCACTCAGTTTGTAGGGTAAAGACATGATGTCAGTGAGAGGAATGAACCTGAACAACCTCggggaaaaaaagggagtgGAGAGAAACTCAGGCATGATATTCACAGACCTATTCATTACTTTAATGCTGAATGAGAGACTGGGCCAACACACAGACAAGCCTCCACTGTGCAGGTTATTCTTTCCATATGTTGTTAACaatccaaacttttttttttttatagcctCAACACGTTAGATTGTCTCCATCTCTAATCAAGAGGAGataaaaaggtgtgtttaacAACACGCAGTGTGTCGCCTGGAAAGTTactctttcacttttttaacaAATATTCCAAGTGTTCAATCGCAGCTGTTCTTCAGTATCTCCATGTAACTGCTGATTCAGCTGTTTGAATTTAATGGCTCTCTTTGTAAATCTCTGAGTATCTTGGAAGACGGTGAACACTGACTTTGAGTTTTACTGTACTGTGTGAATATGTTGATCTCATAAACtccaataacaaaaaaaaactgcctgaGGCAAAGAGTCGTCACCGTAACAAAGCTTCACTGTTCTCTGCTCACAGCACCTGGATAAATCACACTTTTGCAAACTAAAGAACACCATCAGATAAAATTATGCATAAATACGAACAAAGACATAAATAATATTAAGATCTTCGATAATTTATCTGAATAATGCGAGGAAGCTTTCTACTACATAGTTGTATTCTGCATTTTCTGTTGCAGTCGGACACACCAGCTCTGTGCTACTGTGACAGGAAATGTGTGAATGCCACTATATTTTATGATCAGAGTTGTTTTATGACTCCACTCCACTTTTTTTAATTCGCTGCCCTTCACACATGTGACAGCATATGACTGATTTGCACTGTTGTTGATGTTTCATGTTGAAACAAGAGTCTTATTCAAACTGactgtcatgtttttaaaatacatgATTGTATCTACCGTAACcaaaacctctttttttcctcatcagcCAAGCTAAGTATTTTTTGGTAGCTGAATCCAGTCCAACATTGACTGTCTAGACAGTTTATtcactgtctgcatgttttaatTGAAGCCACCATAAACTTATCTTCAAACTTATCTATTCAACCCTTCAACATTAGATATGAACAATTATATGAcatcacattgtttttgtttgctttaaaatgattttcttgATTGTTAATAAATTGCACTTAACTACACTCGCACAAACGCCGTTTCtagaaacacacacgcgcggtACCAGTATGATAAAACATCATTAAcacagtgggattcaaaccggAGACTCAGTAGATCACTCCGCCTTCTGTTACAATCATCACAAAATTCTTGTGTGTTTAGCCACAGATTGCCACCGACAGAAACATCGACTTCACTTTCAGACACACCCTTCTTACATAACACAAGCTTCTGTGTGAGGACTCattgtggggggtgggggcgtggtcatggggggtggggggtggtgcaAGAACAGGTCCTAGCTTGGTCTTAATAAACTATGTACACACCCACCGATCCACCCACTGATACACTGTAGAGTCTTTTTGGGGTTGGAGCGTAGATAACATCTTCATAGCAGGTCTCCACAGCAGACACACCTTTCTCAGTGAATTAATATTTCTATTGTTCAGCTGCGAGTACGAGTCGGTCCTGAACAGTGGAATTAGGACTTTCATGCCATGTTCCTAAATATAAAGCCACCCACAACAATCACAACTGCATAAATACTGACACAACATATATGCAGGTGCACAGAATCAATGACAGACTATCAAGCAGAATAGCGCTGGACTGCATTGCACTACTGAAGATTCAAAGTTGACACTCACTTTACTTTTCACTGCACAGCCTTTGTCAAGAATCTCAAAATAAAGATTCataaacaggaaagaaaaactaaaacaaatgcatcaaaaaaaccaacattATTGCGTTTACCATACCGTCAAACAAGCAAGATACAGAAATAATCAGATTTCACTTTAATGTTAAACGTTTATCTTGAAAAGTTACTCAAAATGAttcattaaaactttttttttttactgtcaatTAACCGCAGCTCAAACTTGTGGAAACAAACATCCTTGCTGTTTTTAAGCCTCCACAGGAAGTCTTTATTTCACACTCGTGGCAGGCATTTGAATAAATTAAGGTACTTTCAGTAATGCTGCCACATAATAACCTTCATAGTAAGTTAGTGATGATTTACAAGGAGACAAGTAGTGAAAGTCTCTTCAGTACGTATGATTGGCTTTGTGCTTGATGTGATGCCAAAGGGTGTTCCCACTTGTCTCAATGAGTTACAGCTTCTATTGTTTTAGCTTTGGGAACAATCTGCCTGAATGACAACACTCTGGAGCTGACCGCTACTCAGCCCATTAGTTTGGTGAAATAAGTGGTGGATTCTGCGTTCGACTTGTCAACCACTACTTAACACCGACACACATGCCCTTTTAGTGA
Proteins encoded in this window:
- the eppk1 gene encoding epiplakin isoform X3; the protein is MGDTKEMQNGTDVHGPVAGIFLEKTKEKITIYQAMKKRFLKPATALALLEAQAATVGIIDPINNKILSVLDAVKAGIVGPEMKEKLLTAEKAITGYIDPYTNQTISVFQAMQKDLVTRTYGLRMLEAQIATKGLFDPIEKTNVSVDTGIGKGYYEKGLLDNQMEELKVFYDPTAQKNVGYQTLLEKCMVEPDTGLLLLPVCITFKGLRRGISSTELLESKIIDKEIYDDLQKGKTTTQEVLLMETVKEYLQGKGSIAGIALLSTNQRMSIYEAMRKGILMPGTALVLLEAQAATGFMIDPVENKKYTVDEAVKNKLVGPEYTAKLRSAERAVTGYIDPYSGETISLFQALSKDLIVQEHGIRLLEAQIATGGIIDPINSHRLPTEIAFKRGYLTKEMNAILENSGDDTKGFFDPNTEANLTYLELMERCVIDPATGLCLLPLHDKSDTRNFNFIDYQTKMLFKQEKVKVTHGKYMGMTVSLWELLMSEYFDEQQRQDIFKKYREGTLDVKTIIKTVLEIIETSVTTTKVVFEGIRETVTAKQLVEAEIISEEILEELNKGKMSVKEVVEDEHVNMYLKGMGSIAGVLLPNSQIMTIYQARQKGMLMPGTALILLEAQAATGFVIDPIGNRKFSVDDAVKANIVGPDVCQKLRSAEKAVTGYRNPYDGKIISLFQAMQNDLIVKEHGIRLLEAQIATGGIIDPVNSHRIPVHVAYKRGYFNEEMNQILDDPSDDTKGFFDPNTQENLTYLQLLERCVTDSITGLCLLPLKGKMHKINIKDNIWEILKTTTVTVKYGRFKGKHTTLWDLINSEYLSEDKRQELFKLFRLRKITVEQLTVTILEIIKAKEIKQQEELYLEGLRGKVSVLTLAELGIVDEKTYNDLIDGKTTSTNVMNMESVRNYLRGTNCVAGVILQPSNQKLSIYEAQRSGILTPGTALCLLEAQAATGFIVDPLRNKKFTVAQALKENMVGPQMYEKLLSAERAVTGYRDPYTGHTISLFQALEKDLIVRQHGIRLLEAQIATGGIIDPIMCIHLPVEVAYKKGYFDAELNQILSDPTDDTKGFFDPKTHENLTYSEMLSRCVKDKETGLLLLPLNDKPKVTTAAEKMYTEAEIQQEFEKTVVSVSVGCYSGKSVSLWDLLHSRYFTEDQLLEIIEKFRTRRITTQTVITLVISTIEKLAKSEAPKTIMGLRKLVSAEQLLDSDVINEDTFKKVKEETVAFETVAQEESVKRYLKGTGSIAGIKVLPSQTVMRIYEAKNKDLLTPGMALLLLEAQAATGWIIDPLENKFYTVDEAIKEKVIGPDVREQLLLAERAVTGYEDPYTDIGITLFESMKEQLIPRSNGLRLLEAQIATGGIIDPNQSHRVPAHVAIRKGYLDEETHEILLKSSDSTKGFLDPNTKENVTYLQLINRCEKDPKTGLLLLPLNTEASHELHTDEQIEFALKNKIITLNVGTFTGKDVSVWEVLLSAYISEQKREQLIQQYRTKTLTIEEIIEIITAIVTEVSSKEKKFKGLRKQVSASELYESKIISKELFSQIIQGEITPDKVTKMESVQKFLGATNCIAGVRVESTKKVMSIYEAKSKGLLTPGTSLILLEAQAATGFVIDPVNNKKLSVEEAVAQGVVGQEWKKKLLSAERAVTGYKDPYTGDTISLFQALTKDLIVKDHGIRLLEAQIATGGIIDPVHSHRVPVQVAYQRGYFDEEMNEILSDADDDTKGFFDPNTKENLTYLQLIERCVIDPVTGLNLLSIVKKGEFYFFVDEATKLILKSTTTTKAGGKYKGLVVSLWDLIYSRYITEEKRRELVKQFKSGAITIERFLEIILTIIQQNTTTTSSSSTIVTGPPPETKENSSTTKTSSSTTKTTTTTITETTEVDTFHGIRKDVTASELLKSKIIDEELYEDLSTGKVTVTEVSEMASVRKYLEGTNCIAGVYIQSTNQTMSIYEAKSKGLLTPGTSLVLLEAQAATGFVIDPVNNKKLSVEEAVAQGVVGQEWKSKLLSAERAVTGYKDPYTGNTISLFQSLKKDLIVKDHGIRLLEAQIATGGIIDPVYSHRVPVQVAYQRGYFDEEMNKILSDADDDTKGFFDPNTKENLTYLQLVERCITDPITGLSLLVIVKKGELYFFVDEATKHILKSKTTTRAGGEYQGATVSLWDLLYSRYVAEEKRQDLVKQFKSGAITIERFLEIILTIIQQHTTTTSSSSTIVTCPPLETKETSSSTTKTTTTTITETTEVDTFHGIRKDVTASELLKSKIIDEELYEDLSTGKVTVTEVSEMASVRKYLEGTNCIAGVYIQSTNQTMSIYEAKSKGLLTPGTSLVLLEAQAATGFVIDPVNNKKLSVEEAVAQGVVGQEWKSKLLSAERAVTGYKDPYTGNTISLFQSLKKDLIVKDHGIRLLEAQIATGGIIDPVYSHRVPVQVAYQRGYFDEEMNKILSDADDDTKGFFDPNTKENLTYLQLVERCITDPITGLSLLVIVNKGELYFFVDEATKHILKSKTTTRAGGEYQGATVSLWDLLYSRYVAEEKRQDLVKQFKSGAITIERFLEIILTIIQQHTTTTPSSSTIVTCPPLETKETSSSTTKTTTTTITEITEVDTFHGIRKDVTASELLESKIIDEELYEDLSTGKVTVTEVSEMASVRKYLEGTNCIAGVYIQSTKQAMSIYEAKSKGLLTPGTSLVLLEAQAATGFVIDPVNNKKLSVEEAVVRGVVGQEWKKKLLSAERAVTGYRDPYTGDTISLFQALTKDLIVRAHGIRLLEAQIATGGIIDPVYSHRVPVQVAYQRGYFDEEMNKILSDADDDTKGFFDPNTKENLTYLQLVERCITDPITGLSLLPLHK